The window GACCTTTAGAGCATTGGACCGAAAAGTGGAATCCGGTTTTCGGGTTATTCCGGCGCTCAAACAAAGAGATAGATCGCCGCACGGCGATCTAGGCTCCCTGATGACCGGCAGAGGGGCCGGCCGCATGGGCCGTTGATAACATGCGCGTGAGAAGCAGCGGAAAAGCATCACAGTGCCTTGGTTCGGCGACGAAGCGCGCCTAGGTCAGGCCGATGAAAAGACGCACGCTTCTCCTCGCCCCGCTGCTGATTGCCGCGCCCCGCTTCGCCTTTGCGCAAGAGGCCGGGGCTGATCGCTCCATCGCCGCGATACTGGATGACGCGGCCGAACTCGATCCGTTGAAGACGGTCATCGTGTCGCGCGACGGCGAGATCATCGGTGAGCGCGGTTATCGCGGAAACGGGCTCGACGCGCCGACCAACATCAAATCGGCTTCCAAGTCGGTCGTTTCCGCCCTTGTCGGCATTGCGATCGACAAGGGCGTGCTGGAAGGCGTCGACCAGAAGATCGCGCCGATCCTGCGCGCCGACCTCCCGGCGAATCCCGACCCGCGCATCGCCGACATCACGATCGGCAATCTCCTGTCGATGCAGGCGGGGCTCGGGCGCACCTCCGGCCCGAACTACGGGCGTTGGGTTGCAAGCCGCAACTGGGTGCGCGAGGCGCTCTCGATGCCTTTCGATGGCGAGCCGGGCGGCGACATGCTCTATTCTACCGGCTCCACGCATCTCCTCTCGGCGATCCTGACGCGTGCGAGCGGCCGCTCGACCCGCGAGCTGGCGCGGGAGTGGCTGGAGGAGCCGCTCGCCAATTTCCGCATCGGCGGCTGGGATCGCGATCCGCAAGGCATCTATCTCGGCGGCAACCAGATGGCGATGAGCGCGCGATCGTTGCTCTCCTTCGGCGAGCTTTATCGCAATGGCGGCATCGCCGATGGGACGCGTCTTCTCTCCGCCGAATGGATCGAGCAATCATGGACGCCGCGCACCGCGTCGCGCTTTTCCGGCGACGGCTACGGCTATGGCTGGTTCCTGCGTGAGATCGGCGGTGAGGGCGTGCGTTATGCTTGGGGTTATGGGGGACAGATGCTCTACATCGCGCCGGCGATCGGACTGACGGTCGTGATGACCTCGCAGGAAAACAATCCTTCTGCCCGGAACGGCTATCGCGATGCGCTGCACGGCCTGACTGCGAGGATCATCACCGCCGCTGCACGCGAGGCCTGAACGGCCTATCCACGCGCCTGCAAACTCCTGCTACAGTCGGCGCAAACGTCGCGTAGGGGAGGTGCACGGCTTTGGCGTCTCAAGCATCCAGAACGGTCGTCTATGCCGCGCTCGCGGGAAATCTGGCCATCGCCGCGACGAAGTTCGTGGCGGCATGGTTCACCGGATCGAGCGCCATGCTGTCCGAAGCGATCCACTCGCTGGTGGACACCTCCAACCAGGGATTGCTTCTCATCGGCTTTCGCCGGGCCGCAAGGCCGCCGACTGCGGATCACCCGTTCGGCCACGGCATGGAAATCTATTTCTGGGGCTTCGTCGTGGCCCTTCTCGTGTTCTCGCTGGGTGGCGCGCTGTCGATCTACGAAGGCATTCGTCGGCTCAGCGAGCACGAGCCCATGACGGGTGCATGGGTGAATTTCGCGGTGCTCGGCGCTGCGCTCATTATCGAATCGCTCTCCCTGCGCGTGGCGTGGCGCGAGTTGCGGGCGCAGCAGCCGGAGGGATCCTGGCTCTCGGCGGTTCGCGGCAGCAAGGACCCCGGCATCTTCGCGATCTTCTGTGAGGATGCCGCCGCGCTAGGCGGACTGTCGATCGCGCTGATCGGCGTCTCGCTCGCCTACTTTCTCGACATGCCGATCTTCGACGCGATCGCCTCGATCGCAATCGGCGTGCTTCTGGTTTTCGTCGCTGCGTTCCTGGCGCGCGAGACGCTGAGCCTGATGACGGGCGAAAGCGCATCGGTCGAGGTGCTGGCCGATGTGCGCGCCGTGCTAAATAGCGATTCCCGCGTGGTATCGGTCGATGAAATCCTGTCGATGCATCTGGGGCCGGAGGAAATCCTCGTCGCGATCGCCATCGATTTTCGCGACGAGATGACCAGCGTGGAGATAGAGGCCGCGGCGCTTGAACTGGGCGAGATGCTCAAGCGCAAGCAGCCCGCGATCGCGCGTGTCTACATGCGCCCGCTGCGCCATCGCGATGCCATGGGCGCGACCGAACCTGTGCCCGAAGCAGGTAGCGCCTGACGACCCGTAAAATTTGAACGATTTCTTTCCCCGTTCCGCAATTGCCATGTGTCATCTTGAGGCCTGGTAGCGATCGGCGGGGGCCGAAATGATGAGTATGACGGTCGCCGGGGGCCGCAAAGGCACCGGCGCGAGACTGACTGCGGCAGCGATGGGGGCGTCGCTCGGACTGCTTTTGCTGGCTGTCGGTCTGGCGATGCTGGACAAGGTCGCGTGGGGCGAGGCGTCGGCGCATTTCGCCGCGCGTAACTGGCCGGTTGCCGCGGCGACCGTGATGTCCGTCTCGCTCGACGAAGTTCCCGGCGAAGGCTCCGCCGCACCAACGCTTCAGCTTTCCGTTCTCTACACATTCGACTTGGACGACGAACGCGTCGAGGGAACTCGCGCCGGCCTGTCGGATGTCGGAGACCTGCATGATCGACGCCTGAAGGCGCTTTACGGCAGGCTTCAGTTCGCGCGCGTCACCGGGCGCACGCTGCCCGTTTTCTACGACCCGGCCGAGCCCGCTCTTGCCTATCTGGACACCGACGTTGCGTGGAAGGACAGCCTTCTGAACGCAGGGCTGGGGTTGGCGCTGATGATTGGAGGCGGCGTTGCGTTGGCGACGGCGATGACGCCGCGGGCACGGCGGTTCAAAACGCGGCCGTAAACCGGCTTTTTAGGCACATCGTGCACACTGACGACGCGACTGAGTGGGGTGGGTGATGAAGAGAATTTTTTCGAGGTTCCTGAAGGACCGGGGCGGTAATTTCGCGATGATGTCGATCGCGCTGTCGCTGCCCCTCATTCTGGGCGTGGGGTTGAGCATCGACTACACCCGCCATTCCAGCGCACAGCGCCATCTGCAGGAACTGGCCGATGCGGCATCGCTGACGCTCGCAGCCTCCAAGGAGCAGAACGAAGGCAAGCTGCGCGTCATGGCCGAAGACATCATCGCGGCAAACCGCGACCCGGGGCGCCTGCGACGCGCAACCATCGCCTCGATCGAAACGGACGCCGACAAGGTCGATGTCACGCTCGACGGGGAAATCCCCGCGACCTTCATGTCCATCGCCGGCTACGACCGGCTGCTCACATCGGCCTCGGCGATGGCCGAACGTGCCGTCATGGGCAATGTCGAGGTCGCGCTGATCTTGGACAATACGTGGTCCATGTCGGGCAAAGGCGCGTCGGGCGTGACGAAGATCGACACATTGAAGACGGCCGCCAGGAAACTCGTCAATGAACTGCTCCAGACGCAGGACGGCGCGGTGCGCATGGGGCTGGTGCCTTATGCAGACTACGTCAATGTGGGCACGAAGTATCGTAATGCATCGTGGCTGGATGTGCCGGCTGACGTCAAAGCAGTCACGTCGACATGCACTCGCAAGACGGTCACCAGGGAAAACCAATGTATCAGGAATGCACCGAGCTATCCGTGTACCAAATATTCTGACGGTATACCAAAGGCGTCGACATGTTCAGGTGATTGCCTGGAGAGGGGCACGGTTACACGCGAGGAAAATGTCTGCGAAGGCGGCGTGACAGGCAAGACATGGTATGGATGTGTTGGCTCTCGCATGACTGGCGATAATCGGTTGCACGACAAGAATGCCTCGATCCGCTATCCTGGCTATCTGGACACCAGCCAGAAGTGCTTGAATCCGCTGGTAACGCTGACGTCGGACAAGGCTGCACTGCTGTCCGCGATCAATGGCATGATCATCAATATTGGCGGCTACGAACCCAATACCTACATCCCGGCAGGACTGACATGGGGCCTGAATGTCCTGAACCCCGGCGAACCATTCGCTGATGCCGGCGCTTACGATCCCGCAAACGCCAAGCCGCGCAAGGTCGCCGTTCTGATGACGGACGGCGAGAACACGCTTCGCTTCAATTCGAGCGACGGAAAGCATGCGAGCTTGAGCAACGATGAAAAAACGAAGAGCGGTCAGCTCAAGGCGACCAACGCAGATACTCTCGCAATTTGCACCTATATGAAGCAGCAAGGCATCGAGATCTTCTCCGTCGCCTTCATGGTCGAGAACGCCACTGCCAAGAATATGCTCGAAGGCTGCGCGACCGACGCTCAGCACTATTACGACGCGAGCGACAATGAGAGCCTTCTGGCGGCGTTTGCGGGCATCGGCCAGTCGCTTCGGGTGGTGCGCTTAGCGCGCTGAGCGGCGCGCCGGTTGTCCACAACCTCTTGTGAATTGTTGCCGGTCTGCCACCCATTGCAGGTCGTTCGATGCTATCGCTGCGCCAGGCAATGCGGAGTGGTGAATGAAGGTCGGCATCGACATGGGGATGGGCGCGGGCAACGCGCCGACGATGGTCGATCTGGAAGAGCTGCTCGCCACGCGTCTGCTGGTGCAGGGCAATTCCGGCTCCGGCAAATCGCACCTCCTGCGCCGCCTTCTGGAACAGTCGGCGCCATGGGTTCAGCAATGCGTCATCGATCCAGAGGGGGATTTCGTGACGCTGTCCGACAAGTTCGGCCATGTCGTCGTCGATGCGGCGCGCCCCGAGGCCGAATTGACGCGTATTGCCGGGCGTATCCGGCAGCACCGCGTGTCGGTCGTGCTCAATCTCGAAGGACTGGACGTCGATCAGCAGATGAGGGCGGCCGCCGCTTTTCTGGGCGGCATGTTCGATGCCGAGCGCGACCATTGGTATCCGGTCCTCGTCGTCGTTGACGAAGCCCAGCTTTTTGCGCCTGCTGCGGCGGGCGAGGTGTCCGACGAAGCGCGCAAGCTCTCGCTCGGTGCGATGACCAATCTGATGTGCCGTGGCCGCAAGCGCGGGCTTGCCGGCGTCATCGCGACTCAGCGTCTCGCCAAGCTGGCGAAGAACGTCGCCGCCGAGGCGTCGAACTTCCTGATGGGCCGCACATTTCTCGACATCGACATGGCGCGCGCGGCGGACCTTCTGGGCATGGACCGGCGTCAGGCCGAGCAGTTTCGCGATCTGGCGCGCGGCAAGTTCGTGGCGCTCGGCCCCGCCGTGTCGCGGCGGCCGCTGGCGATCTCGATCGGGCCCGTCGAGACATCGGCACGCTCGGTCAGCCCCAAGCTGATGCCGCTGCCCGAGACCGCGCCGGAAGATGCCGCCGAACTGATCTTCAAGATGGACCCGATCGAGCTTCGCCAGCCGGTACGCCGTCCGCCGCCACCTCCGCCGCCGACACCGACTGCGGAAATCCTGGCCCAGCTTGTCCGATCACGGCCGGATCCGTCTGCCGCAGAGCCTGCCTCGCTCTTTCCCGAGATCGACGAAGCTGAGCGTGACGCCGCTCTGGCATCGGTCATGCGCCAGATCATCGAGGACCCGGACGCGTCGTTCCGCACCGTTGCCGTGCTCTATCAGGATTTCCTCGTACGCTGCCGCATCCACCGCGTGCCGGGCGCAGCACTCGATCTCGCGACGTTCAAGCGCAGGCTGGCGATCGCGCGTGCGGGCGTTGCCGACGATCTGGCAGCGGGCGACGCGTGGCAGCAGGCGCTCACCATGTCCTCGACGCTGACGGATGACATCCAGGGCGTGTTCCTCGTCGTCGCGCAGGCGGCCGTATCGGGCGCGCCGTGCCCGTCCGACGCGGCACTCGCGCGGGCCTACGGAACGCACTCCCTGTCGCGCGCGCGGCGCATGCTCACCTATTTCGAGGAACGGGGACTGCTCGTCGTCCGCACGGATTTTCACGGCCAGCGCGTGGTCGTCTTTCCCGAACTCGACGTCGAGACCGCACCTGGCGATCCCAACGCGCCCGAGGATCTCGACGGTCGCGACGCCGCCGAGTAGGCCGGTTCAGGCCGGATGACGTGGCGCCAGCGCCGCGCGGCGCCTGCGCCCCTGATGCAATTGCCACAGTGAATGCGAGACAAGCGCGACGATCAGGATCGTCCCGCC is drawn from Mesorhizobium sp. CAU 1732 and contains these coding sequences:
- a CDS encoding serine hydrolase, producing MKRRTLLLAPLLIAAPRFAFAQEAGADRSIAAILDDAAELDPLKTVIVSRDGEIIGERGYRGNGLDAPTNIKSASKSVVSALVGIAIDKGVLEGVDQKIAPILRADLPANPDPRIADITIGNLLSMQAGLGRTSGPNYGRWVASRNWVREALSMPFDGEPGGDMLYSTGSTHLLSAILTRASGRSTRELAREWLEEPLANFRIGGWDRDPQGIYLGGNQMAMSARSLLSFGELYRNGGIADGTRLLSAEWIEQSWTPRTASRFSGDGYGYGWFLREIGGEGVRYAWGYGGQMLYIAPAIGLTVVMTSQENNPSARNGYRDALHGLTARIITAAAREA
- a CDS encoding cation diffusion facilitator family transporter; amino-acid sequence: MASQASRTVVYAALAGNLAIAATKFVAAWFTGSSAMLSEAIHSLVDTSNQGLLLIGFRRAARPPTADHPFGHGMEIYFWGFVVALLVFSLGGALSIYEGIRRLSEHEPMTGAWVNFAVLGAALIIESLSLRVAWRELRAQQPEGSWLSAVRGSKDPGIFAIFCEDAAALGGLSIALIGVSLAYFLDMPIFDAIASIAIGVLLVFVAAFLARETLSLMTGESASVEVLADVRAVLNSDSRVVSVDEILSMHLGPEEILVAIAIDFRDEMTSVEIEAAALELGEMLKRKQPAIARVYMRPLRHRDAMGATEPVPEAGSA
- a CDS encoding DUF3592 domain-containing protein, with protein sequence MMSMTVAGGRKGTGARLTAAAMGASLGLLLLAVGLAMLDKVAWGEASAHFAARNWPVAAATVMSVSLDEVPGEGSAAPTLQLSVLYTFDLDDERVEGTRAGLSDVGDLHDRRLKALYGRLQFARVTGRTLPVFYDPAEPALAYLDTDVAWKDSLLNAGLGLALMIGGGVALATAMTPRARRFKTRP
- a CDS encoding ATP-binding protein; translation: MKVGIDMGMGAGNAPTMVDLEELLATRLLVQGNSGSGKSHLLRRLLEQSAPWVQQCVIDPEGDFVTLSDKFGHVVVDAARPEAELTRIAGRIRQHRVSVVLNLEGLDVDQQMRAAAAFLGGMFDAERDHWYPVLVVVDEAQLFAPAAAGEVSDEARKLSLGAMTNLMCRGRKRGLAGVIATQRLAKLAKNVAAEASNFLMGRTFLDIDMARAADLLGMDRRQAEQFRDLARGKFVALGPAVSRRPLAISIGPVETSARSVSPKLMPLPETAPEDAAELIFKMDPIELRQPVRRPPPPPPPTPTAEILAQLVRSRPDPSAAEPASLFPEIDEAERDAALASVMRQIIEDPDASFRTVAVLYQDFLVRCRIHRVPGAALDLATFKRRLAIARAGVADDLAAGDAWQQALTMSSTLTDDIQGVFLVVAQAAVSGAPCPSDAALARAYGTHSLSRARRMLTYFEERGLLVVRTDFHGQRVVVFPELDVETAPGDPNAPEDLDGRDAAE